The following are encoded in a window of Sorex araneus isolate mSorAra2 chromosome 11, mSorAra2.pri, whole genome shotgun sequence genomic DNA:
- the LDB1 gene encoding LIM domain-binding protein 1 isoform X2 — protein sequence MSVGCACPGCSSKSFKLYSPKEPPNGNAFPPFHPGTMLDRDVGPTPMYPPAYLEPGIGRHTPYGNQTDYRIFELNKRLQNWTEECDNLWWDAFTTEFFEDDAMLTITFCLEDGPKRYTIGRTLIPRYFRSIFEGGATELYYVLKHPKEAFHSNFVSLDCDQGSMVTQHGKPMFTQVCVEGRLYLEFMFDDMMRIKTWHFSIRQHRELIPRSILAMHAQDPQMLDQLSKNITRCGLSNSTLNYLRLCVILEPMQELMSRHKTYSLSPRDCLKTCLFQKWQRMVAPPAEPARQQPSKRRKRKMSGGSTMSSGGGNTNNSNSKKKSPASTFALSSQDVMVVGEPTLMGGEFGDEDERLITRLENTQFDAANGIDDEDSFNNSPALGANSPWNSKPPSSQESKSENPTSQASQ from the exons GTTGTTCCTCAAAGTCATTCAAGCTGTACTCGCCGAAGGAGCCCCCGAACGGCAACGCCTTCCCCCCCTTCCATCCCGGCACCATGCTGGATCGGGATGTGGG CCCGACTCCCATGTACCCGCCTGCATACCTGGAGCCTGGGATTGG GAGGCATACACCGTACGGCAACCAAACCGACTACAGGATATTCGAGCTTAATAAGCGGCTTCAAAACTGGACAGAg GAATGTGACAATCTCTGGTGGGATGCTTTCACAACGGAGTTCTTCGAGGATGACGCCATGTTAACCATCACTTTCTGCTTGGAGGATGGACCAAAGAGATACA CCATTGGACGGACCCTGATTCCACGCTACTTCCGAAGCATCTTTGAGGGAGGTGCTACGGAGCTGTACTACGTACTTAAGCACCCCAAGGAGGCATTCCACAGCAACTTTGTGTCCCTCGACTGTGACCAGGGCAGCATGGTGACCCAGCACGGCAAACCCATGTTCACCCAG GTGTGTGTAGAGGGCCGGTTGTACCTGGAGTTCATGTTTGACGACATGATGCGGATAAAGACATGGCACTTCAGCATCCGGCAGCACCGAGAGCTCATCCCCCGAAGCATCCTTGCCATGCAT GCCCAGGACCCCCAGATGTTGGATCAACTTTCCAAAAACATTACCCGGTGTGGGCTGTCCAATTCCACTCTCAACTACCTCCGA ctctgtgtgATACTCGAGCCCATGCAGGAGCTCATGTCCCGCCACAAGACCTACAGCCTCAGCCCCCGTGACTGCCTCAAGACCTGCCTTTTCCAGAAGTGGCAGCGCATGGTTGCGCCCCCCG CGGAGCCTGCACGCCAGCAACCCAGCAAACGGCGGAAACGGAAGATGTCAGGGGGCAGCACCATGAGCTCGGGGGGTGGCAAcaccaacaacagcaacagcaagaaGAAAAGCCCAGCCAGCACCTTCGCCCTCTCCAGCCAG gatgtgatggtggtgggggagcCCACCCTGATGGGCGGGGAGTTCGGGGACGAGGACGAGAGGCTCATCACCCGGCTGGAGAACACCCAGTTTGACGCGGCCAACGGCATCGACGACGAGGACAGCTTTAACAACTCCCCCGCCCTGGGCGCCAACAGCCCCTGGAACAGCAAGCCCCCGTCCAGCCAGGAAAGCAAATCGGAGAACCCCACGTCCCAGGCCTCCCAGTGA
- the LDB1 gene encoding LIM domain-binding protein 1 isoform X1 gives MSVGCACPGCSSKSFKLYSPKEPPNGNAFPPFHPGTMLDRDVGPTPMYPPAYLEPGIGRHTPYGNQTDYRIFELNKRLQNWTEECDNLWWDAFTTEFFEDDAMLTITFCLEDGPKRYTIGRTLIPRYFRSIFEGGATELYYVLKHPKEAFHSNFVSLDCDQGSMVTQHGKPMFTQVCVEGRLYLEFMFDDMMRIKTWHFSIRQHRELIPRSILAMHAQDPQMLDQLSKNITRCGLSNSTLNYLRLCVILEPMQELMSRHKTYSLSPRDCLKTCLFQKWQRMVAPPAEPARQQPSKRRKRKMSGGSTMSSGGGNTNNSNSKKKSPASTFALSSQVPDVMVVGEPTLMGGEFGDEDERLITRLENTQFDAANGIDDEDSFNNSPALGANSPWNSKPPSSQESKSENPTSQASQ, from the exons GTTGTTCCTCAAAGTCATTCAAGCTGTACTCGCCGAAGGAGCCCCCGAACGGCAACGCCTTCCCCCCCTTCCATCCCGGCACCATGCTGGATCGGGATGTGGG CCCGACTCCCATGTACCCGCCTGCATACCTGGAGCCTGGGATTGG GAGGCATACACCGTACGGCAACCAAACCGACTACAGGATATTCGAGCTTAATAAGCGGCTTCAAAACTGGACAGAg GAATGTGACAATCTCTGGTGGGATGCTTTCACAACGGAGTTCTTCGAGGATGACGCCATGTTAACCATCACTTTCTGCTTGGAGGATGGACCAAAGAGATACA CCATTGGACGGACCCTGATTCCACGCTACTTCCGAAGCATCTTTGAGGGAGGTGCTACGGAGCTGTACTACGTACTTAAGCACCCCAAGGAGGCATTCCACAGCAACTTTGTGTCCCTCGACTGTGACCAGGGCAGCATGGTGACCCAGCACGGCAAACCCATGTTCACCCAG GTGTGTGTAGAGGGCCGGTTGTACCTGGAGTTCATGTTTGACGACATGATGCGGATAAAGACATGGCACTTCAGCATCCGGCAGCACCGAGAGCTCATCCCCCGAAGCATCCTTGCCATGCAT GCCCAGGACCCCCAGATGTTGGATCAACTTTCCAAAAACATTACCCGGTGTGGGCTGTCCAATTCCACTCTCAACTACCTCCGA ctctgtgtgATACTCGAGCCCATGCAGGAGCTCATGTCCCGCCACAAGACCTACAGCCTCAGCCCCCGTGACTGCCTCAAGACCTGCCTTTTCCAGAAGTGGCAGCGCATGGTTGCGCCCCCCG CGGAGCCTGCACGCCAGCAACCCAGCAAACGGCGGAAACGGAAGATGTCAGGGGGCAGCACCATGAGCTCGGGGGGTGGCAAcaccaacaacagcaacagcaagaaGAAAAGCCCAGCCAGCACCTTCGCCCTCTCCAGCCAGGTACCT gatgtgatggtggtgggggagcCCACCCTGATGGGCGGGGAGTTCGGGGACGAGGACGAGAGGCTCATCACCCGGCTGGAGAACACCCAGTTTGACGCGGCCAACGGCATCGACGACGAGGACAGCTTTAACAACTCCCCCGCCCTGGGCGCCAACAGCCCCTGGAACAGCAAGCCCCCGTCCAGCCAGGAAAGCAAATCGGAGAACCCCACGTCCCAGGCCTCCCAGTGA
- the LDB1 gene encoding LIM domain-binding protein 1 isoform X3 produces the protein MLDRDVGPTPMYPPAYLEPGIGRHTPYGNQTDYRIFELNKRLQNWTEECDNLWWDAFTTEFFEDDAMLTITFCLEDGPKRYTIGRTLIPRYFRSIFEGGATELYYVLKHPKEAFHSNFVSLDCDQGSMVTQHGKPMFTQVCVEGRLYLEFMFDDMMRIKTWHFSIRQHRELIPRSILAMHAQDPQMLDQLSKNITRCGLSNSTLNYLRLCVILEPMQELMSRHKTYSLSPRDCLKTCLFQKWQRMVAPPAEPARQQPSKRRKRKMSGGSTMSSGGGNTNNSNSKKKSPASTFALSSQVPDVMVVGEPTLMGGEFGDEDERLITRLENTQFDAANGIDDEDSFNNSPALGANSPWNSKPPSSQESKSENPTSQASQ, from the exons ATGCTGGATCGGGATGTGGG CCCGACTCCCATGTACCCGCCTGCATACCTGGAGCCTGGGATTGG GAGGCATACACCGTACGGCAACCAAACCGACTACAGGATATTCGAGCTTAATAAGCGGCTTCAAAACTGGACAGAg GAATGTGACAATCTCTGGTGGGATGCTTTCACAACGGAGTTCTTCGAGGATGACGCCATGTTAACCATCACTTTCTGCTTGGAGGATGGACCAAAGAGATACA CCATTGGACGGACCCTGATTCCACGCTACTTCCGAAGCATCTTTGAGGGAGGTGCTACGGAGCTGTACTACGTACTTAAGCACCCCAAGGAGGCATTCCACAGCAACTTTGTGTCCCTCGACTGTGACCAGGGCAGCATGGTGACCCAGCACGGCAAACCCATGTTCACCCAG GTGTGTGTAGAGGGCCGGTTGTACCTGGAGTTCATGTTTGACGACATGATGCGGATAAAGACATGGCACTTCAGCATCCGGCAGCACCGAGAGCTCATCCCCCGAAGCATCCTTGCCATGCAT GCCCAGGACCCCCAGATGTTGGATCAACTTTCCAAAAACATTACCCGGTGTGGGCTGTCCAATTCCACTCTCAACTACCTCCGA ctctgtgtgATACTCGAGCCCATGCAGGAGCTCATGTCCCGCCACAAGACCTACAGCCTCAGCCCCCGTGACTGCCTCAAGACCTGCCTTTTCCAGAAGTGGCAGCGCATGGTTGCGCCCCCCG CGGAGCCTGCACGCCAGCAACCCAGCAAACGGCGGAAACGGAAGATGTCAGGGGGCAGCACCATGAGCTCGGGGGGTGGCAAcaccaacaacagcaacagcaagaaGAAAAGCCCAGCCAGCACCTTCGCCCTCTCCAGCCAGGTACCT gatgtgatggtggtgggggagcCCACCCTGATGGGCGGGGAGTTCGGGGACGAGGACGAGAGGCTCATCACCCGGCTGGAGAACACCCAGTTTGACGCGGCCAACGGCATCGACGACGAGGACAGCTTTAACAACTCCCCCGCCCTGGGCGCCAACAGCCCCTGGAACAGCAAGCCCCCGTCCAGCCAGGAAAGCAAATCGGAGAACCCCACGTCCCAGGCCTCCCAGTGA